The genomic DNA ATTGAAATGATGCTTCATACCTAGATTTCAtcatttaaaggaagaaagacctACATTCAAGTAGGTGATAGCATAGGCTGACTTTGtgaataaattatgtttttagaTTGGGATCAGAATTCCAGAGCATATGTGCATAACCTCTAACCACACTTATCACGCCACTcacctttaaagaaaatgtagttAACCAGAACCATCACAGTGTATGGATCAAGACTCTTGAGCAAGTTAACAAACATTCCATGCGTTTTCATTTCTATGTAATCATTGATTTCCTTTTTAGCCTCTGAAGCATTCTGGAAGTTACTAGAAATAGCTTCAGAATCATAAAAATTTGTAACATCATCCACAAATTTTTTGAGCAGTTTCAGTTGGTCATCTACGAACAGGGCATTGCCCATGCTCAGCTGGACTTCTCTGTGAGGGTCGTTCAGTAACTGAAGGAGACGCTGAAAGCCTTCGTGGACTTCCCACTCCTGGATCTCCGTCAAGTTGAAGGCGAGGGCTTTGTGCAACTGTTGGCGCGTGGCTGCTCTGGCCCCCAAAGAGAGCATTGCAAAAGCAGCTGAGAGgctcaaaggagaaaagaaaatgttcttgtCACCTGCCTCTGCCGCGACTTGCTTGTAAAATCTAAATGCAAAGTCAGCATTGCTCGGGGCTATCTTGAGATGAGCCAGGTTTTCACCTTCAGCCTGGCGACGGTCTCCTGGAGAGTGAACTCTTTTTTGTTCCTCTTGTTCATTGTTGTGGCTGGGCTCATGGTGACCCTGGACATGAAGCCCAAGAAGCAACAAACACAAATACAAGgtagacttcattttttttctgattgttctGTTAAGAAAGAATAGATTTACTTTTAGACACAGAGCATTTTGTTTCCTGCATAAAAATGATTCTTATATTTTAGATACTAATCTTCAGATGTTAATGGTTAGGATTACTGATCTATTTAGAAATACTCTTCTACTTGGTTTTCAGCCTAGTCCATTTCTATTCAGTTCCATCAGTTTCCAGCCGGTTGGGCATTTactaaaagaagaaagatattaATGTAACAGCACCAGGGAATAATTTGTCCCGTGTAGCCTTTGGTAAGGTATCATGTGTGAAGTAGATCTAGCCTTGGAATTAATTTTTTATCCCTGTTTTTTGGTACTCCAGGTCTGTAAATCTCTGATAGGATTTCCATAAAATGAAGCAACAGTACTATAGCAATGCTCACAGTTTGATCAGTCTTGGTTCAGCAATGGGTGTATTGAGTCTGCTGCCTATGGTCTCATTGCCCTCCTATGCACCTTTGGGTGCATAGCAGAGTTCACCTGGTGCCCCCCCAAGCATTCAGTAAGTGTTTTGGCAGGCAGAGTGGCTTTTGCTAATGTATTTTTATAGTGCCCAAGGTATTGTTATGGCTTGGGGTTGTCAAACACTGCAGTGATACAAATGTAATGTCACTTACAAGACTGAATAAAATCCATCTGTAGGCTCACCGTTTAAACTTTTACATCCTTCTGTCTCTTACGCAGCAGCTCTGAACTCAAGAACTGTATTATTTCAAAACATAAT from Struthio camelus isolate bStrCam1 chromosome 5, bStrCam1.hap1, whole genome shotgun sequence includes the following:
- the LOC104153760 gene encoding alpha-1-antitrypsin, with translation MKSTLYLCLLLLGLHVQGHHEPSHNNEQEEQKRVHSPGDRRQAEGENLAHLKIAPSNADFAFRFYKQVAAEAGDKNIFFSPLSLSAAFAMLSLGARAATRQQLHKALAFNLTEIQEWEVHEGFQRLLQLLNDPHREVQLSMGNALFVDDQLKLLKKFVDDVTNFYDSEAISSNFQNASEAKKEINDYIEMKTHGMFVNLLKSLDPYTVMVLVNYIFFKGYWEQPFSSLLTSDDDFFMDAKKSVKVKMMHRNEAYNTYRDEKLSCWVVEIPYKGNVAALFVLPDEGTMKQVEAALLKETVSNWAKSLNNRQIYLHLPKFSISGSYDVKHLFQEMGVTEVFSDQADLSGMTENTRLKVSKAIHKAKVDVNENGTEAAAVTVVEITATSLQLPPPPVIRFNRPFLMLIFDKAASSIIFIGKIVNPAASEE